The proteins below come from a single Kitasatospora sp. NBC_00315 genomic window:
- a CDS encoding aldehyde dehydrogenase family protein has translation MTTESSTAESSTDPATDPAAADAPAVVARLRAAYATGRTKPLDWRLGQLAALRRLLTEQSEALTEALHADLGKGPAEAYRTEIGFTLNELDHTVRHLDEWLRPKPAAVPEGFLPAEARAVREPLGVVLVIAPWNYPLQLALAPVVGALAAGNAVVVKPSELAPATSAAIARLLPRYLDPGAVAVVEGAVAETTALLEQRFDHIFYTGNGAVGRIVMAAAARHLTPVTLELGGKSPVVVDAGTDLAVTARRIVAGKFLNAGQTCVAPDYVLAVGGTAPELEAELAAAVRERYGDDPSADPEYGRIVNDRHFERLTALLGDGRPVTGGGHDRATRYIAPTVLTDVSAQAPVMREEIFGPVLPVLTVPDLDAAIAFVNGRDKPLALYAFTESQTTKDRLAAETSSGALVFGLPVSHLAVPALPFGGVGESGMGRYHGEYSVETFSHTKAVLDKPLH, from the coding sequence ATGACCACCGAATCCTCCACCGCCGAATCCTCCACCGACCCGGCCACCGACCCGGCCGCCGCCGACGCCCCCGCCGTGGTGGCCCGGCTCCGGGCCGCCTACGCGACCGGCCGCACCAAGCCGCTCGACTGGCGGCTCGGCCAGCTCGCCGCCCTGCGCCGCCTGCTCACCGAGCAGAGCGAGGCGCTGACCGAGGCCCTGCACGCCGACCTGGGGAAGGGCCCCGCCGAGGCCTACCGCACCGAGATCGGCTTCACCCTCAACGAGCTCGACCACACCGTCCGGCACCTGGACGAGTGGCTGCGCCCCAAGCCCGCCGCCGTCCCCGAGGGCTTCCTGCCGGCCGAGGCAAGGGCGGTGCGCGAGCCGCTCGGCGTGGTGCTGGTGATCGCCCCGTGGAACTACCCGCTGCAGCTGGCCCTCGCCCCGGTGGTGGGCGCGCTGGCGGCCGGCAACGCCGTGGTGGTCAAGCCGAGCGAGCTGGCGCCCGCCACCTCGGCGGCGATCGCCCGCCTGCTGCCGCGCTACCTCGACCCGGGGGCCGTCGCCGTGGTGGAGGGGGCGGTGGCCGAGACCACCGCCCTGTTGGAGCAGCGCTTCGACCACATCTTCTACACCGGCAACGGCGCGGTGGGGCGGATCGTGATGGCCGCCGCCGCGCGGCACCTGACCCCGGTCACGCTGGAGCTGGGCGGCAAGAGCCCGGTCGTGGTCGACGCCGGGACCGACCTGGCCGTCACCGCCCGGCGGATCGTGGCCGGCAAGTTCCTCAACGCCGGACAGACCTGTGTCGCCCCGGACTACGTGCTCGCGGTCGGCGGCACGGCGCCGGAGCTGGAGGCGGAGCTGGCCGCCGCCGTGCGCGAGCGGTACGGGGACGACCCGTCCGCCGACCCGGAGTACGGGCGGATCGTCAACGACCGTCACTTCGAGCGTCTCACCGCGCTGCTCGGCGACGGCCGGCCCGTCACCGGCGGCGGACACGACCGGGCCACCCGGTACATCGCGCCCACCGTGCTCACCGACGTCTCGGCGCAGGCACCCGTGATGCGGGAGGAGATCTTCGGGCCCGTACTGCCGGTCCTGACCGTCCCGGACCTGGACGCGGCGATCGCCTTCGTCAACGGGCGGGACAAGCCGCTGGCCCTGTACGCCTTCACCGAGTCGCAGACGACCAAGGACCGGCTGGCCGCGGAGACCTCCTCCGGCGCACTCGTGTTCGGGCTGCCGGTCTCGCACCTCGCGGTGCCCGCGCTGCCGTTCGGCGGCGTCGGCGAGAGCGGGATGGGCCGCTACCACGGCGAGTACTCGGTGGAGACCTTCAGTCACACCAAGGCCGTGCTGGACAAGCCCCTGCACTGA
- the dxr gene encoding 1-deoxy-D-xylulose-5-phosphate reductoisomerase, giving the protein MNSLAHPQLRFTPTVKDPSGPRELVILGSTGSIGTQAIDVVLRNPGRFRVVALSAAGGRVALLAEQAVRLGVHTVAIADPAAEPALREALAGCAAGRPLPTILTGPDAATELASLECHSVLNGITGSIGLRPTLAALRAGRVLVLANKESLIVGGPLVRALAKPGQIVPVDSEHTAIFQALAGGTRAEVRKLVVTASGGPFRGRSREQLAAVTPDDALAHPTWAMGPVITINSATLVNKGLEVIEAHLLYDVPFDRIEVVVHPQSVVHSMVEFSDGSTLAQASPPDMRMPIALGLGWPDRVPDAAPACDWTKAATWEFFPLDNEAFPAVELAREVGTLGGTAPAVFNAANEECVDAFLQGRLAFTAIVDTVAKVVAEHGTPAPGTSLTVEDVLHAEDWARARARELAAG; this is encoded by the coding sequence ATGAACTCGCTCGCCCACCCGCAGCTGCGCTTCACCCCCACGGTGAAGGACCCCTCCGGCCCCCGGGAGCTGGTGATCCTCGGCTCCACCGGCTCGATCGGCACCCAGGCCATCGACGTGGTGCTGCGCAACCCCGGACGGTTCCGGGTGGTCGCCCTCTCGGCTGCCGGCGGCCGGGTCGCACTGCTCGCCGAGCAGGCCGTGCGACTGGGCGTGCACACGGTCGCGATCGCCGATCCGGCGGCCGAACCCGCACTGCGCGAGGCGCTCGCCGGATGCGCGGCGGGCCGGCCGCTGCCGACGATCCTGACCGGTCCGGACGCGGCGACCGAGCTGGCCTCCCTGGAGTGCCACTCCGTCCTGAACGGCATCACCGGTTCGATCGGCCTGCGCCCGACGCTGGCCGCACTGCGGGCCGGCCGGGTGCTGGTGCTGGCCAACAAGGAGTCGCTGATCGTCGGCGGCCCGCTGGTCAGGGCGCTGGCGAAGCCGGGCCAGATCGTCCCGGTGGACTCCGAGCACACCGCGATCTTCCAGGCGCTGGCCGGCGGCACCCGCGCCGAGGTCCGCAAGCTGGTGGTGACCGCGAGCGGCGGTCCGTTCCGCGGCCGTAGCCGCGAGCAGCTCGCCGCCGTCACCCCGGACGACGCGCTGGCCCACCCGACCTGGGCGATGGGCCCGGTCATCACGATCAACTCGGCGACCCTGGTCAACAAGGGTCTGGAGGTGATCGAGGCACACCTGCTGTACGACGTGCCGTTCGACCGGATCGAGGTCGTGGTCCATCCGCAGTCCGTCGTCCACTCGATGGTGGAGTTCTCGGACGGCTCGACACTCGCCCAGGCCAGCCCGCCGGACATGCGGATGCCGATCGCGCTCGGCCTCGGCTGGCCGGACCGGGTGCCCGACGCCGCCCCCGCCTGCGACTGGACCAAGGCCGCCACCTGGGAGTTCTTCCCGCTCGACAACGAGGCCTTCCCGGCGGTGGAACTGGCCCGGGAGGTCGGCACGCTCGGCGGCACCGCCCCCGCGGTCTTCAACGCGGCCAACGAGGAGTGCGTGGACGCCTTCCTGCAGGGCCGGCTCGCCTTCACCGCGATCGTGGACACTGTTGCCAAGGTCGTCGCCGAACACGGCACGCCCGCCCCGGGAACTTCTCTGACGGTCGAGGACGTCCTGCACGCCGAGGACTGGGCCCGCGCCCGGGCCCGCGAGCTGGCGGCCGGCTGA